From the genome of Patescibacteria group bacterium, one region includes:
- a CDS encoding PrgI family protein: MRFTVPQFIEHEAKIVGPLTFKQFTYIGIAGAICFILYFSVSFPLFLLASVVLVGGGMALAFLKIGGRSLPGVIGSFLRFKLTPKMYLWKRKQGTISILKQKKAEKKEEETSLKIVKKSQLKNIQTEIETKTK; the protein is encoded by the coding sequence ATGAGATTTACTGTTCCTCAATTTATTGAACATGAGGCTAAAATAGTGGGGCCTTTAACTTTTAAGCAGTTTACATATATTGGCATTGCAGGAGCAATCTGTTTTATTCTATATTTTAGTGTTTCTTTCCCATTATTTCTTTTAGCTTCTGTCGTGCTAGTTGGAGGAGGCATGGCATTGGCATTTTTAAAAATTGGGGGAAGATCACTTCCTGGTGTTATTGGAAGCTTTCTAAGGTTCAAGCTTACGCCTAAAATGTATTTGTGGAAGAGAAAACAAGGAACAATTTCAATCTTGAAACAAAAAAAGGCAGAGAAAAAAGAAGAAGAAACGTCTTTAAAGATTGTTAAGAAAAGCCAGTTGAAAAATATTCAAACTGAAATAGAAACAAAAACTAAGTAA